GTTTCCCGTAGGCTCATCCGCAAAAATTACGGGGGGGTCATTGACAAGAGACCTGGCTATAGCAACTCTTTGCTGCTGGCCTCCAGACATCTCGTTTGGACGATGGTTCATCCTGTCTTTTAAGCCTACTCCTTCGATTTCCTTCTCTGCCTTCTCTTTCAAGTGCCTCTTGCCAGCATAAATCAAAGGAAGTTCTGCATTCTCCAAAGCAGTCATCCTGGGTAACAGATGAAACTGCTGAAATACAAAACCGACTAATTGATTTCTAATGAGGGCTAATTCGGGATCGCTTAGTTTTGTAATCTCTGCTCCCGCAAGAAAATATTCTCCGGAATCCGGCCTATCAAGTAAGCCCAACACATGCATCAATGTTGATTTCCCAGAACCCGAAGGGCCCATAATTGCAACAAATTCACCTGGAGATATTTTTAATGAGACGTTTCGCAGGGCCTGGACTTCAACTTCGCCCATCTGGTAGGTTTTATTTAAATTCCTAACTTCAATCATAAGCTTAGTTTGATTTTTTCTTCTCCGGACGCGAAGGCATAAATGGATTTTTTGACTTATTTGCGCTAGGAAGGATATATTTTTTTGACTTAACGATTACAATATCGTTAGCGTCTATCCCAGAGATAATTTCAATATTTTTATCATCAGTAATACCTATTTTTACGCTGCGCTTCAGAGGGCTTTTATCGCCTTCTTGTTTTAACAACACATAATTTTCACCTTTTTCTTTACGGACCGCTTCTACCGGCAACAACAAAGCATTATTTTTATCCTCTGCCTTAAAATCCACAGTAGCATTCATACCCGAGCGGAAAAATACCGGGATACTTTCCGGAGCTAAATCAACATTATATATTGTAACATTATTCACAGTTTGAGATTCATAGTAGATATGCGACACCAAAGCTTTTATCTTTTCTCCAAGATAAGCATCTAAAGTTATACTTGCTTCTTGCCCTAATTCAATTTTTCCAATGTCTGTTTCATCAACTTGGGCACGCACAATTAGATGATCGGACAAAACAACTACGGCTTCGCTCGTAGTAACAGTCTGCCCGGGCTGAGTTGTTGCTACAATTACTTCTCCGTCAATAGGCGACAAAAGAGGAATCCCTTTATACACTTCCTTCCAGTATTTCAGGGCATCTGCCCCCTGTCCGCGTGCTGCATCCAAAAGAGCTGCCCTATCAGTTGAACTCATCCATGCTAAAATCTGCCCGGTTTTTACTTTATCGCCCTCCTTAACCAAAATACTATCAATGCGGCCATTAACTGGGGGCTTTATCTGCAACCGGTTTTGAGGCAATACGGTTGCGGTAGTTGAGATAAAAGACTGAATTGTTCCAACCGTTGGCTTTATCTCTTTGGTGATTTCGCTCTCCGAATGTTTGCCTTTTATTTTTATCACTACAAAAATCCCGATTAAGATAGCAACAACTGCAAAAATAATTTTAATTTTTTTGTTGCGCATATTCTAACGTTTCTCCTTTCGCCTGGATCCAGCTGGCTTCGGCAAATAAAGCATTTGCCTGCGCATTCAAATAACTCGTCTTGGCACTAACCAAATTATCCTCGATGATTGTCCAGTTGTCATACGACATAAGGCCGATTGAATATTGTGCTTCAGCAATCTTTGAACGCTCTTGGGTGGCGATTAAATTCTGATATTGAACACCTACTGTCTCTATACTATCACGTAAATTTACCCAGGCTTGTTCCAGATTAACAATAATGCTGTCACGTGTACTTCTTTCTACGGCAACAAGCTGGTTATATAAAGCCTTTGCCTGAGAAACCTGCGCTATTCTTAATCCGCCCTCAAATACAGGCATAGTTAAACCTAAGCCCAGATTCCATCCCGGGTTTCTCGGCGACCAATGGTTATCTGATTTAGTTACTGAGCCGGAACCGGTTAACTGCGGGA
This is a stretch of genomic DNA from Candidatus Omnitrophota bacterium. It encodes these proteins:
- a CDS encoding efflux RND transporter periplasmic adaptor subunit yields the protein MRNKKIKIIFAVVAILIGIFVVIKIKGKHSESEITKEIKPTVGTIQSFISTTATVLPQNRLQIKPPVNGRIDSILVKEGDKVKTGQILAWMSSTDRAALLDAARGQGADALKYWKEVYKGIPLLSPIDGEVIVATTQPGQTVTTSEAVVVLSDHLIVRAQVDETDIGKIELGQEASITLDAYLGEKIKALVSHIYYESQTVNNVTIYNVDLAPESIPVFFRSGMNATVDFKAEDKNNALLLPVEAVRKEKGENYVLLKQEGDKSPLKRSVKIGITDDKNIEIISGIDANDIVIVKSKKYILPSANKSKNPFMPSRPEKKKSN